The following coding sequences are from one Deltaproteobacteria bacterium window:
- a CDS encoding DUF547 domain-containing protein yields the protein MKKSNIRYLAGFIIIGIQGLVSWGAFALSSDRVDHGMYGELLQKYVTNGVVDYQGFKKEEAKLDRYLGVLEKVDPKTLSPKEQFAFYVNAYNSWTIKLILSAYPSIHSIKDLGS from the coding sequence ATGAAAAAATCAAATATACGATACCTTGCCGGATTTATTATTATAGGTATCCAAGGACTGGTATCTTGGGGGGCGTTTGCCCTATCGTCTGACCGTGTCGATCATGGAATGTACGGCGAGCTCTTGCAGAAGTATGTTACCAATGGGGTAGTGGATTATCAGGGATTCAAGAAGGAAGAGGCCAAGCTCGATCGATATCTCGGTGTTTTAGAGAAAGTCGACCCAAAGACCCTTTCCCCAAAGGAACAGTTCGCTTTTTACGTCAACGCTTACAATTCCTGGACCATCAAACTGATCTTGAGCGCCTATCCTTCCATCCACTCGATCAAAGATCTCGGCAGTC